A portion of the Haemorhous mexicanus isolate bHaeMex1 chromosome 3, bHaeMex1.pri, whole genome shotgun sequence genome contains these proteins:
- the LOC132324367 gene encoding TOG array regulator of axonemal microtubules protein 2-like, producing the protein MKKKVLRKQDNVPLLPSTPTLQGDGSFPRSSSVTSQTATGAKRREEPLRGHGQKDRAFSDPPQSLQEALSMLGSDDWELKEKGLFNIPRLAESHPEVLLSRLHEICLAVTSEVTNLRSKVSCSAVVTLGELFAILKKDMDSEADEVAVVLFHMVQNSPEFIQKAACQSLGMMVENMTPARAMTVLMDKGVKSRYTQARKCAAELLLSLVEKMGVTKLAGTPRAERLAQVAGTLAQDCHKDTRHYGQEMVKMLLNNQKFKKILEQSLSSHDLEDILTRIKKKGMENQKGEHPSVKEPVKERNDGSKKPQATLPSSKWVKSAPGGRLLHHPNAQVTSPAAVEGRESLQKLYHLLEAKGFQARMEGVALLLDLCKTSPQLISSNIVQIFDYFVLRINDTHKKVKQKALEVLAEIIGLLEDALNPVMVRLVEGITKNLNSKDPGVRAAAVNALDKSVAHLDEVSMMKELSHQWSQLSGQALLEVTERITDLVEWVYARSPEVVQRYALPVLWSCLENKALPVRSANVCAVVTKLACALCEVMGTQLIKCAESKPPHVQENLSSLLGW; encoded by the exons ATGAAGAAAAAGGTCCTCAGGAAGCAGGACAATGTGCCCTTACTGCCCAGTACACCCACCCTCCAGGGGGATGGCAGCTTCCCACGCAGCTCCTCAG TGACCTCGCAGACGGCCACTGGGGCCAAGCGACGAGAGGAGCCGCTCCGTGGGCACGGGCAGAAGGACAGAGCCTTTTCAGACCCACCGCAGTCCTTGCAGGAGGCACTCTCCATGCTGGGCAGCGACGACTG GGAACTGAAGGAGAAGGGACTCTTCAACATCCCGCGCCTGGCTGAGTCCCATCCAGAAGTCCTGCTTTCCAGACTTCATGAGATTTGCTTGGCAGTTACCAGCGAG GTGACCAACCTCCGGTCCAAGgtgtcctgctctgcagttgTCACTCTGGGAGAGCTCTTTGCCATCTTGAAGAAGGACATGGACTCTGAGGCGGATGAGGTTGCTGTGGTCCTTTTCCACATGGTGCAGAACTCCCCAGAGTTTATTCAGAAGGCAGCCTGTCAGAGCCTGGGGATGATGGTAGAGAACATGACTCCTGCACGAGCAATGACTGTTCTCATGGACAAGGGAGTCAA gagcCGCTACACCCAGGCGCGGAAGTGTGCGGCCGAACTCCTCCTGTCCTTGGTGGAGAAAATGGGAGTCACCAAGCTCGcgggcacccccagggctgagagGCTGGCACAGGTGGCAGGGACACTGGCTCAGGACTGTCACAAGGACACCAG gCATTATGGACAGGAGATGGTGAAGATGTTACTGAAtaatcaaaaatttaaaaagattttggaACAATCTCTTTCCTCACATGACCTGGAAGATATCCTGACAAGAATTAAGAAGAAA GGGATGGAAAACCAGAAGGGTGAACACCCATCTGTCAAGGAGCCGGTGAAGGAGAGGAACGATGGCTCAAAGAAGCCCCAGGCCACATTGCCTTCTAGCAAATG ggtgAAGTCTGCCCCTGGTGGACGCCTCCTCCACCATCCTAATGCCCAGGTCACAtcacctgcagctgtggaaggaAGGGAATCACTCCAGAAGctttaccatctcctggaagcCAAGGGGTTTCAGGCACGGATGGAAGGAGTGGCACTCCTCCTAGATCTGTGCAAAACCAGCCCCCAGCTGATCTCCAGTAACATTGTCCAA atttttgattattttgtcCTGAGAATAAATGACACCCACAAGAAAGTGAAGCAGAAGGcgctggaggtgctggcagaAATCATTGGACTCCTGGAAGATGCCCTGAACCCGGTGATGGTCCGTTTGGTGGAAGGGATAACAAAGAACCTGAACTCAAAGGATCCCGGGGTTCgtgctgcagctgtgaatgCACTGGACAAATCTGTTGCTCATTTGG ATGAAGTATCAATGATGAAAGAGCTCAGCCACCAATGGAGCCAACTGAGTGGCCAAGCTCTGCTGGAGGTCACGGAGCGTATCACAG ATCTTGTGGAGTGGGTTTATGCCAGGAGCCCTGAAGTGGTCCAGCGCTACGCCCTGCCCGTGCTCTGGTCctgcctggagaacaaggcGCTGCCTGTCCGAAGCGCCAACGTCTGCGCTGTGGTCACCAAGCTTGCCTGTGCCCTCTGCGAGGTGATGGGCACCCAGCTGATCAAGTGTGCTGAGAGCAAGCCTCCACACGTGCAGGAAAACCTCTCCAGCCTTTTGGGCTGGTGA